One window of the Candidatus Dependentiae bacterium genome contains the following:
- a CDS encoding FKBP-type peptidyl-prolyl cis-trans isomerase codes for MTTRQKTDSGLEYEVLQEGTGATPHKGQRISVHYTGWLEEDGQPGRKFDSSVDRGQPLVFTVGVGQVIKGWDEGLLLMKKGEKRRLIIPSDLAYGAHGVGSIIPPHATLIFDVELIEIL; via the coding sequence ATGACAACACGTCAAAAAACTGATTCAGGATTAGAGTATGAAGTTTTGCAAGAAGGTACTGGTGCAACTCCGCACAAAGGACAACGTATTTCGGTACACTACACTGGTTGGTTAGAAGAAGATGGACAACCGGGAAGAAAATTTGATAGCAGCGTAGATCGTGGTCAACCATTGGTATTTACCGTGGGTGTAGGGCAGGTTATCAAAGGATGGGATGAAGGGTTGTTGCTTATGAAAAAAGGCGAAAAACGCCGCTTAATTATTCCGTCAGACTTGGCATATGGCGCACATGGTGTGGGAAGCATTATTCCACCACATGCAACGTTGATTTTTGATGTAGAGTTAATTGAAATATTATAG